One segment of Anastrepha obliqua isolate idAnaObli1 chromosome 3, idAnaObli1_1.0, whole genome shotgun sequence DNA contains the following:
- the LOC129241182 gene encoding somatostatin receptor type 2-like, whose protein sequence is MDSNISNLFYISLLTSLMPQHAQTGNGDNSEPPSGREHISSSLAMAHARALANIQEQLLPNLNLLQLEASDFLNRFNASFFNVSFFNETYEDELICHSGQNTIANLITMILYSIVCIVGLFGNTLVIYVVLRFSKMQTVTNIYILNLAIADECFLIGIPILLYTMRIGSWQFGDIVCKAYMVSSSITQFTSSIFLLIMSADRYVAVCHPISSPQFRTPFVSKLVSGIAWLTSVLLMLPVIMFANTVQSNDNHETCNIKWPEAQNTQSGTTFILYTLTLGFATPLTFILIFYFLVIRKLHTVGPKQKSKEKKRSHRKVTKLVLTVITVYILCWLPYWISQVALINSSPSKCASRLEITIFLLAGCLGYSNSAMNPILYAFLSDNFKKSFVKAFTCAARKDINAQLQLENSLFPKFGKNRKSDGLVSPKKAKQKKSLVMRSNNATNMLAATTTTTTTNTTTTGTSVSANQIVACPDPQTSIFPAVNVPVVTQNPERSVVQGINATVIWVPDTSCVDELEKKAADRLPTTPTVVELSCKTPVLHTDL, encoded by the coding sequence GCGAACCGCCCAGTGGGCGTGAACACATCAGCTCAAGCCTGGCTATGGCACATGCGCGTGCTTTGGCGAATATTCAAGAACAATTACTGCCTAATTTGAATCTTCTGCAATTGGAGGCAAGCGACTTCCTTAATCGTTTCAATGCCTCCTTCTTTAATGTCTCTTTCTTTAACGAGACCTACGAAGATGAACTGATTTGCCACAGTGGTCAGAATACAATCGCTAACCTAATCACAATGATACTCTACTCGATCGTTTGCATTGTTGGACTCTTTGGCAATACGCTAGTGATTTATGTGGTGTTgcgtttttcaaaaatgcaaacGGTCACCAATATTTACATACTCAATCTGGCCATAGCGGATGAATGCTTTCTCATTGGCATACCAATTTTATTGTACACCATGAGAATCGGCAGCTGGCAATTTGGTGATATTGTGTGCAAAGCTTATATGGTGAGCTCATCGATTACCCAAtttacttcatcaatttttctgCTTATCATGTCGGCCGATCGTTATGTTGCTGTTTGTCATCCGATATCGTCGCCACAATTTCGTACACCATTCGTCTCGAAACTGGTCTCGGGTATTGCTTGGCTGACGTCGGTGCTACTTATGTTGCCCGTGATAATGTTCGCCAACACAGTGCAGTCGAATGATAATCACGAAACATGCAACATCAAGTGGCCCGAAGCACAAAATACACAATCGGGTACCACATTTATACTGTATACACTGACATTGGGCTTTGCCACACCGCTTACCTTCATcttaattttctactttttggtCATACGTAAATTGCATACAGTGGGTCCAAAGCAAAAGTCCAAAGAGAAGAAGCGCTCTCACCGTAAGGTGACCAAATTGGTGCTAACAGTGATTACAGTATATATACTGTGTTGGCTACCCTATTGGATATCACAGGTGGCACTCATCAATTCGTCGCCAAGCAAATGTGCATCGAGACTCGAGATCACCATCTTTCTATTGGCCGGCTGTCTTGGCTACTCGAATTCAGCAATGAATCCCATACTCTACGCCTTTTTAAGTGACAACTTCAAGAAGAGCTTCGTAAAGGCATTCACTTGTGCGGCGCGTAAAGATATCAATGCGCAACTTCAGCTGGAAAATAGTCTATTCCCCAAATTTGGCAAGAATCGGAAATCTGATGGACTGGTCTCACCAAAGAAGGCGAAACAGAAGAAGTCGCTGGTGATGCGCAGTAATAATGCAACAAATATGCTGGCTGCTACAACGACGACAACTACGACGAACACCACGACGACCGGCACCAGCGTTTCTGCAAATCAGATTGTTGCTTGTCCTGATCCGCAGACGAGCATCTTTCCGGCGGTGAATGTGCCCGTCGTGACGCAAAACCCGGAGAGAAGCGTTGTACAGGGTATAAATGCGACCGTTATTTGGGTGCCGGACACATCGTGCGTTGATGAGTTGGAGAAGAAAGCAGCTGATAGGTTGCCCACGACGCCAACTGTTGTAGAGCTTAGTTGTAAAACGCCAGTGCTACACACAGATTTATAA